The following proteins come from a genomic window of Campylobacter coli 76339:
- a CDS encoding Ferric iron ABC transporter, permease protein — MLKTLKYYKIGAILLALFLTLPIFGIFAELFYILFQNFNTSNLAEISSIKENLNHFFDYLFLKFIKDTLIVSIGVLLLSLILGVSSAYLMANYNFYFCRILEKLLILPLAIPAYILAFVYVGIMDFQGFFHEIFGFRIDFFNHYGVIFVLGISLYPYIYLFAKTAFKSEAIEAYEVAKIMGYSEFRIFSRVMLLSARPAIFSGALLVLMETLSDYGASAYLGVDTFSAGIFKLWYDLNDSYSSSILSGILMIFVFLIMYIDYYYKNKHHYSFNQNLTLFIKKRKLSHIKQILACFYCFIIALLGFILPFIWLVYWGLKDFKLFEAEFYIISFQTIILAFITALITTLLAYFLMFSSRIIKNNFFSLCILKLSSLGYSIPAAALGISMIVLFVFLDKIFHLNLLGTSLIILVFAYIIRFLASAIYSLEGGYNKIHLNTDEASLNLRPSYLILFFKIHTPLMKHFLFLAFIIVFIDTIKELPLSRILAPFGFETLSVKAFWFASDERIYDAALPSLLIVLLSLIVVIWMDKITRKDDVRN, encoded by the coding sequence ATGCTTAAAACCCTAAAGTATTATAAGATAGGGGCAATTTTACTTGCCCTTTTTCTTACCCTACCTATTTTTGGTATCTTTGCTGAGCTTTTTTATATTCTTTTTCAAAATTTCAATACAAGCAATTTGGCTGAAATTTCATCCATTAAAGAAAATTTGAATCATTTTTTTGATTATTTGTTTTTAAAATTCATCAAAGATACTTTGATAGTTAGCATAGGTGTGTTATTACTAAGCTTGATTTTAGGTGTAAGTAGTGCTTATTTGATGGCAAATTATAATTTTTACTTCTGTAGAATTTTAGAAAAATTACTTATTTTACCCTTGGCAATACCTGCTTATATTTTAGCTTTTGTATATGTTGGGATTATGGATTTTCAGGGCTTTTTTCATGAAATTTTTGGCTTTAGGATAGATTTTTTCAACCATTATGGGGTTATTTTTGTCTTAGGAATTTCTTTATATCCTTATATTTACTTATTTGCTAAAACCGCTTTTAAAAGTGAAGCCATAGAAGCTTATGAAGTGGCTAAAATCATGGGGTATTCTGAATTTAGAATTTTTTCACGCGTCATGCTTTTAAGCGCAAGACCTGCTATTTTTTCTGGGGCTTTGCTTGTATTGATGGAAACTTTAAGCGACTATGGAGCTTCAGCTTATTTGGGAGTAGATACCTTTTCAGCAGGGATTTTTAAACTATGGTATGATTTAAATGATTCTTATTCATCTAGTATTTTGTCAGGAATTTTGATGATTTTTGTTTTTTTAATCATGTATATAGATTATTATTATAAAAACAAGCATCATTATAGTTTTAATCAAAATTTAACTCTTTTTATCAAAAAAAGGAAATTAAGTCATATAAAGCAAATTTTAGCCTGTTTTTATTGTTTTATCATCGCTTTATTAGGATTTATCTTGCCTTTTATATGGCTTGTTTATTGGGGACTAAAAGATTTTAAACTTTTTGAAGCAGAATTTTATATCATTAGTTTTCAAACCATTATACTAGCTTTTATAACAGCTTTAATTACGACTTTACTGGCTTATTTTTTAATGTTTAGTTCAAGAATCATAAAAAATAACTTTTTCAGCCTATGTATCCTTAAGCTAAGTTCTTTGGGTTATTCTATACCCGCAGCTGCCTTAGGAATTAGCATGATTGTTCTTTTTGTGTTTTTGGATAAAATTTTTCATCTTAATTTATTAGGCACTTCATTGATCATTTTAGTTTTTGCTTATATTATTCGTTTTCTAGCGAGTGCGATTTATTCTTTAGAAGGGGGTTATAATAAAATTCATCTAAATACAGATGAAGCGAGTTTAAATTTAAGGCCTAGCTATTTGATCTTATTTTTTAAAATTCATACTCCTTTAATGAAACATTTTTTATTTTTGGCTTTTATCATTGTTTTTATCGATACTATAAAAGAACTTCCTTTGAGTAGAATTTTAGCTCCTTTTGGTTTTGAAACTCTAAGTGTAAAAGCTTTTTGGTTTGCAAGTGATGAGAGAATTTATGATGCTGCTTTACCTTCTCTGCTCATTGTTTTACTTTCTTTAATAGTCGTTATTTGGATGGATAAAATCACAAGGAAAGATGATGTTAGAAATTAA
- a CDS encoding Putative iron-uptake ABC transport system ATP-binding protein: MLEIKNLSKNFGKIQALKNIDLHVKEGEFLSILGGSGSGKSTLLRIIAQLEQASSCEFLKCKGEVAMMFQNYALFPHLNVEKNILFALYDKKDKKQILEDLLKTFEIENLRYKKIDEISGGQAQRVAFARAVARGCKLLLLDEPFSNLDQNLKQDLRRELKKLIQKQRITAIMVTHDIEDAYCMSDKIAFLDKGEILAHADPKELYFKPNHKSARILPDLNIIEEELDLEDEFFQWIASKNYTFGYAELKIGNRFEATILQKEFLGAFYRLKVRYKNIEFFMLLSSNYSLKEKINFDIINF; the protein is encoded by the coding sequence ATGTTAGAAATTAAAAACTTATCAAAAAATTTTGGCAAAATACAAGCTTTAAAAAATATCGATCTTCATGTTAAAGAAGGAGAATTTTTAAGCATTTTAGGAGGGAGCGGAAGTGGTAAAAGTACACTTTTAAGAATCATTGCTCAACTAGAACAAGCGAGCTCTTGTGAATTTTTAAAATGCAAGGGTGAAGTGGCGATGATGTTTCAAAACTATGCTTTATTTCCTCATTTAAATGTCGAAAAAAATATACTTTTTGCGCTCTATGATAAAAAAGATAAAAAACAAATTTTAGAGGATTTGTTAAAAACCTTTGAAATTGAAAATTTAAGATATAAGAAAATTGATGAAATTTCGGGCGGACAAGCCCAAAGAGTAGCTTTTGCTAGGGCAGTAGCAAGAGGCTGTAAACTTTTGCTTTTAGATGAACCTTTTTCTAATTTGGATCAGAATTTAAAACAAGACTTAAGAAGAGAGCTAAAAAAACTCATACAAAAACAAAGAATTACAGCCATTATGGTAACTCACGATATCGAGGATGCTTATTGTATGTCTGATAAAATCGCTTTTCTTGACAAAGGAGAAATTCTAGCTCATGCAGATCCTAAAGAGCTTTATTTTAAGCCTAATCATAAAAGTGCTAGAATTTTACCTGATTTAAATATCATAGAAGAAGAACTTGATTTAGAAGATGAATTTTTTCAGTGGATCGCTTCGAAAAATTATACTTTTGGCTATGCAGAACTTAAAATAGGAAATCGTTTTGAAGCCACAATCTTACAGAAAGAATTTTTAGGAGCTTTTTATAGACTCAAAGTAAGATATAAAAATATAGAATTTTTTATGCTGCTCAGCTCAAATTACTCATTAAAAGAAAAAATAAATTTTGATATTATCAATTTTTAG
- a CDS encoding Carboxynorspermidine dehydrogenase has product MKNLLIIGAGGVSRVATVKCAMNSDTFSKITLASRTKSKCDEIASFIKERLGVEIQTAQIDADDSDAVVELIKKTGAQILLNVALPYQDLSLMDACIKAGIDYVDTANYEHPDLAKFEYKEQWARNDKFKEAGILGLLGSGFDPGVTNVFCAYAQQNLFDEISYIDILDCNAGDHGYAFATNFNPEINLREVSAKGRYWEKGEWIETEPMEIKMEWDYPEVGIKDSYLLYHEELESLVKNIKGLKRIRFFMTFGQSYLTHMKCLENVGMLGIKPVMHQGKEIIPIEFLKTLLPDPASLGPRTKGYTNIGCVIRGIKDGKDRQVYIYNVCNHEECYKETGAQAVSYTTGVPAMIGTKLIAKGIWQGKGVFNMEEFDAKPFMDELNSQGLPWKIIEMTPSLGE; this is encoded by the coding sequence ATGAAAAATCTTTTAATCATAGGTGCAGGCGGAGTAAGTCGCGTAGCTACCGTAAAATGCGCAATGAATTCAGATACCTTTAGCAAAATCACTCTAGCAAGTAGAACTAAAAGTAAATGCGATGAAATTGCTAGTTTTATCAAAGAGCGTCTAGGAGTAGAAATTCAAACTGCACAAATTGATGCAGATGATAGCGATGCGGTTGTAGAGCTTATTAAAAAAACAGGGGCGCAAATTTTACTTAATGTGGCTTTGCCTTATCAGGATTTAAGCTTGATGGATGCTTGCATAAAAGCAGGAATTGATTATGTTGATACAGCAAACTATGAGCATCCAGACCTTGCTAAATTTGAGTATAAAGAACAATGGGCAAGAAATGATAAATTTAAAGAAGCAGGAATTTTAGGACTTTTAGGAAGCGGGTTTGATCCTGGTGTTACAAATGTTTTTTGTGCTTATGCGCAGCAAAATTTATTTGATGAAATTTCTTACATAGATATTTTAGATTGTAACGCGGGCGATCATGGCTATGCTTTTGCGACTAATTTTAATCCTGAAATCAATCTTAGAGAAGTTTCTGCTAAGGGACGCTACTGGGAAAAAGGCGAGTGGATAGAAACCGAACCTATGGAAATAAAAATGGAATGGGATTATCCTGAAGTAGGTATAAAAGATAGTTATTTGCTTTACCATGAAGAGCTTGAAAGCTTAGTAAAAAATATCAAAGGCTTGAAAAGAATTCGCTTCTTTATGACTTTTGGGCAAAGTTATTTAACCCATATGAAATGCCTTGAAAATGTTGGAATGCTAGGTATAAAACCTGTTATGCACCAAGGCAAAGAAATCATTCCGATAGAATTTTTAAAAACCCTACTTCCTGATCCTGCAAGTTTAGGTCCTCGCACAAAAGGTTATACCAATATAGGTTGCGTAATCCGTGGTATAAAAGATGGCAAAGACAGACAAGTTTATATTTATAATGTTTGCAATCACGAAGAATGCTATAAAGAAACCGGAGCGCAAGCAGTAAGCTATACTACAGGAGTTCCTGCGATGATAGGTACAAAACTAATCGCTAAAGGAATTTGGCAAGGAAAAGGTGTATTTAATATGGAAGAATTTGATGCAAAACCTTTTATGGATGAGCTTAATTCTCAAGGACTTCCATGGAAGATTATCGAAATGACTCCAAGTTTAGGAGAGTAA
- a CDS encoding Superoxide dismutase [Fe], with amino-acid sequence MFELRKLPYDTNAFGDFLSAETFSYHHGKHHNTYVTNLNNLIKDTEFATKDLVSIIKSSSGGVFNNAAQVYNHDFYFDCIKPITGCGCGGSCQSMDANLQAALEKEFGSLENFKAEFIKGATGVFGSGWFWLVYNTKNQKLEFVGTSNAATPITEDKVPLLVVDVWEHAYYVDHRNARPAYLEKFYAHINWEFVAKAYEWALKEGMGSVSFYANELHPVK; translated from the coding sequence ATGTTTGAATTAAGAAAATTACCTTATGACACCAATGCTTTTGGCGATTTTTTAAGTGCTGAGACTTTTAGCTATCATCATGGAAAACATCACAATACCTATGTAACAAATCTTAATAATCTTATCAAAGATACTGAATTTGCAACTAAAGATCTTGTAAGTATTATTAAAAGTTCAAGTGGTGGGGTGTTTAATAATGCTGCTCAAGTTTATAATCATGATTTTTATTTTGATTGCATTAAACCAATCACAGGCTGTGGCTGTGGTGGCTCATGCCAAAGCATGGATGCTAATTTACAAGCAGCTTTAGAAAAAGAATTTGGTTCTTTAGAGAATTTCAAAGCTGAATTTATCAAAGGAGCAACAGGAGTTTTTGGTTCGGGTTGGTTCTGGTTGGTTTATAATACTAAAAATCAAAAATTAGAATTTGTGGGTACTTCAAATGCAGCTACGCCTATCACTGAAGATAAAGTTCCTTTACTTGTTGTGGATGTTTGGGAACATGCTTATTATGTAGATCATCGCAATGCGCGTCCTGCGTACTTAGAAAAATTCTATGCTCATATTAACTGGGAATTTGTAGCAAAAGCTTATGAATGGGCTTTAAAAGAAGGTATGGGATCAGTTAGCTTTTACGCAAACGAACTTCACCCTGTAAAATAA
- a CDS encoding membrane protein yields the protein MDLYSLIFLSCALAMDAFAVSLCKGFSVKKLNLRHYVITGAYFGGFQALMPAIGYVIGITFASFIASIDHWIAFVLLSLIGLKMIKESFEDESCDTNSNQFGFKIMFALAIATSIDALAIGVSFAFLKVNLFLALFLIGSITFVLCAVALEIGNKFGTRFKNKAEFLGGVVLIALGIKILIEHLFFS from the coding sequence ATGGATCTTTACAGTCTTATCTTTCTATCCTGTGCATTAGCCATGGATGCTTTTGCTGTGTCTTTATGTAAAGGGTTTAGTGTTAAAAAATTAAATTTAAGACACTATGTTATTACAGGAGCTTATTTTGGTGGTTTTCAAGCCTTAATGCCAGCTATTGGATATGTGATAGGTATAACTTTTGCATCTTTTATTGCAAGCATTGATCATTGGATAGCCTTTGTTTTGCTTTCTTTAATCGGTCTAAAAATGATTAAAGAATCTTTTGAAGATGAAAGCTGCGATACTAATTCAAATCAATTTGGATTTAAAATCATGTTTGCTTTGGCTATAGCCACGAGTATTGATGCTTTAGCTATAGGGGTTAGTTTTGCTTTTTTGAAAGTTAATTTATTTTTAGCATTATTTTTAATAGGCTCTATCACCTTTGTTTTGTGTGCTGTTGCTTTAGAGATAGGCAATAAATTTGGCACTCGCTTTAAAAACAAAGCTGAATTTCTAGGGGGTGTTGTTTTGATAGCCTTAGGAATAAAAATTTTAATCGAGCATTTATTTTTTAGCTAA
- a CDS encoding tRNA dimethylallyltransferase, which yields MFFQIALIGTTASGKTYVANALAKEFNAVVLSLDSLCVYKEINIANAKPSKDELMNLNYFGVNLLSVDEHFNVELFIREYQKAKEFALMNDLPLIIVGGTGFYLKTMIDGLSQKIQDTTNTLSNDEIYTLLLKIDPAYKIEKNDTYRLRKWLSIYENTNEIPSDFLKRTQKDGVLKDIEIYELVWDREILRKRIEARTKEMIDNGLIEEARMLFSNFDNNLKALNSIGLKECKEYLENKISLKELENLITIHTSQLAKRQRTFNKKFQSTPLEFSKALMLLRNKFLAKK from the coding sequence ATGTTTTTTCAAATTGCACTCATAGGAACCACAGCTAGCGGAAAGACTTATGTAGCAAATGCCTTAGCTAAAGAATTCAATGCAGTGGTTTTAAGCCTTGATAGTCTTTGTGTTTATAAAGAAATCAATATAGCTAATGCCAAGCCATCTAAAGATGAGCTTATGAATTTAAATTACTTTGGAGTAAATTTATTAAGTGTTGATGAGCATTTTAATGTAGAATTATTTATAAGAGAATACCAAAAAGCAAAAGAATTTGCTCTTATGAATGATTTACCCTTGATTATAGTAGGTGGAACAGGCTTTTATCTAAAAACAATGATAGATGGTTTAAGTCAAAAAATTCAAGATACAACCAACACTCTAAGCAATGATGAAATTTATACCCTTTTGTTAAAAATTGATCCAGCTTATAAAATAGAAAAAAATGACACTTATCGCCTTAGAAAATGGCTAAGCATTTATGAAAACACAAATGAAATTCCCAGTGATTTTTTAAAAAGAACACAAAAGGATGGAGTGCTTAAGGATATTGAAATTTATGAGCTTGTATGGGATAGAGAAATTCTAAGAAAACGCATAGAAGCAAGAACAAAAGAAATGATTGATAATGGACTTATAGAAGAAGCAAGAATGCTTTTTTCAAATTTTGATAATAATCTTAAAGCATTGAATTCTATAGGACTTAAGGAATGTAAAGAGTATTTAGAAAATAAAATTTCTTTAAAAGAACTTGAAAATTTAATCACTATACATACATCACAGCTTGCTAAGCGCCAAAGAACTTTTAATAAAAAATTCCAAAGTACTCCTTTGGAATTTTCTAAAGCTCTAATGCTACTTAGAAATAAATTTTTAGCTAAAAAATAA
- a CDS encoding Menaquinone via futalosine polyprenyltransferase (MenA homolog): MNIIWNKFKDILELVVFKHSIFALPFLFSSMIVASKLINDSAWFGFKALILGIVCAVSARNFAMATNRLMDEDIDKDNPRCANRPNVSGKIGRKSVWIFIILNAIIFVVCSYFINTLAFYLSFPVLFVLAIYSAFKRFSSLAHLVLGFCLGLAPIAGSVIVMGEIHIYSVILCLGVTFWTAGFDLLYSLQDMEYDKKVGLHSIPAKFGSKATLFISAFCHVLAVLFWLLFVWQVWGVALGNIALLGVIISGIILAFEHKIVHKNFAHIDKAFFTLNGYLSIIFFIFIWIDLVWK, encoded by the coding sequence ATGAATATAATTTGGAATAAATTTAAAGATATTTTGGAACTTGTGGTATTTAAGCATTCTATTTTTGCCTTGCCTTTTTTATTTTCATCTATGATAGTGGCTTCAAAACTCATTAATGATAGTGCTTGGTTTGGTTTTAAGGCTTTGATTTTGGGTATTGTTTGTGCTGTAAGTGCAAGAAATTTTGCCATGGCAACCAATCGTTTAATGGATGAAGATATCGATAAAGACAATCCTCGCTGTGCAAATCGCCCTAATGTCAGTGGAAAAATAGGACGCAAAAGCGTTTGGATTTTTATCATCCTTAATGCGATTATTTTTGTTGTATGTTCTTATTTTATCAATACTTTGGCTTTTTATCTCTCTTTTCCTGTGCTTTTTGTATTAGCAATTTACTCTGCTTTTAAACGCTTTAGTTCTTTAGCGCACTTGGTTTTAGGATTTTGTTTAGGACTTGCACCTATTGCAGGTAGTGTGATAGTTATGGGTGAAATTCACATTTATAGCGTGATTTTATGCTTAGGGGTAACTTTTTGGACGGCTGGATTTGATTTGCTTTATTCTTTGCAAGATATGGAGTATGATAAAAAAGTAGGACTTCATTCTATCCCTGCCAAATTTGGCTCTAAAGCGACATTATTTATCTCGGCTTTTTGTCATGTATTAGCAGTATTGTTTTGGCTACTTTTTGTTTGGCAGGTTTGGGGAGTAGCACTTGGAAATATCGCATTACTTGGAGTGATTATTAGCGGTATTATTTTAGCTTTTGAACATAAAATCGTACATAAAAATTTTGCTCACATTGATAAAGCATTTTTTACTTTAAATGGATATTTAAGTATAATATTTTTTATTTTTATTTGGATTGATTTAGTATGGAAATAA
- a CDS encoding Putative periplasmic protein codes for MSNDVLYLVFMIVLLVAILAYMNIKDKESNAKINKLQGVVEDITKELHYLRKELGVKDEGDQEEEDYKITLLKEEIQITLEKQISAKITPVLRTLKTMEHIIEDFQNEQQNRILNLEQKAQSMTKLTPNYDTEEQKIVDLFKEGKSIEQIAKDLRIGTGNVELVLKFKQLIK; via the coding sequence ATGAGTAACGATGTGCTTTATTTAGTTTTTATGATCGTGCTTTTGGTTGCAATATTAGCCTATATGAATATCAAAGATAAAGAAAGCAATGCAAAAATAAACAAACTCCAAGGCGTGGTTGAAGATATCACAAAAGAACTTCATTATTTGCGTAAAGAATTAGGCGTCAAAGATGAGGGTGATCAAGAGGAAGAAGATTATAAAATCACTTTATTAAAAGAAGAAATTCAAATCACACTTGAAAAACAAATCAGTGCAAAAATTACTCCTGTTTTAAGAACTTTAAAAACCATGGAGCACATTATAGAAGATTTTCAAAATGAACAACAAAATCGTATTTTGAATTTGGAACAAAAGGCACAAAGTATGACAAAGTTAACGCCAAATTATGATACTGAAGAGCAAAAAATTGTGGATTTGTTTAAAGAGGGAAAAAGTATAGAGCAAATTGCAAAAGATTTACGCATAGGCACGGGAAATGTCGAGCTTGTTTTAAAATTTAAACAACTTATCAAATAA
- a CDS encoding Molybdenum cofactor biosynthesis protein MoaA, giving the protein MPKIPFNHQPKENLLSFEELFLFVKVAIDEGIEKIRITGGEPLLRKDLSVFIKMINDYKKDLDLAITTNGFLLKDFAKDLKDAGLKRLNISLDTLESKKAKILAQKDVLDSVLAGIDEALSIGLKVKLNTVALKGLNDDELISLLEFAKSKNIQIRFIEFMENIHAYGKLQGLKRDEIIQILSQKYQIKLIKKAEKAPVSIYSANDYEFGIIDPHSHEFCDSCNRIRLSAEGLLIPCLYFDEALSIKEAVRKGDINAAAKILQEVLRNKPEKNRWSVVDNETSSRAFYQTGG; this is encoded by the coding sequence ATGCCAAAAATTCCTTTTAATCATCAACCTAAAGAAAATTTACTGAGTTTTGAAGAACTTTTTTTATTTGTTAAAGTAGCTATTGATGAGGGGATTGAAAAAATTCGTATCACTGGAGGGGAACCTTTACTGCGTAAAGACTTGAGTGTATTTATAAAAATGATAAATGATTATAAAAAAGATCTTGATTTGGCGATTACAACGAATGGTTTTTTATTAAAAGATTTTGCTAAAGATCTTAAAGATGCTGGACTGAAGCGTTTAAATATCTCTCTTGATACCCTAGAAAGCAAAAAGGCAAAAATTCTCGCACAAAAAGATGTTTTAGATAGTGTTTTAGCGGGTATTGATGAGGCTTTAAGCATAGGCTTAAAAGTCAAACTAAATACGGTTGCGCTTAAAGGCTTAAATGATGATGAATTGATATCTCTTTTGGAATTTGCAAAATCAAAAAATATTCAAATTCGCTTTATAGAATTTATGGAAAATATACACGCTTATGGGAAATTACAAGGTCTAAAAAGAGATGAAATCATACAAATTCTAAGTCAAAAATATCAAATAAAACTTATTAAAAAAGCCGAAAAAGCTCCTGTAAGTATTTATAGTGCAAATGATTATGAATTTGGGATTATAGATCCACACAGCCATGAATTTTGTGATTCTTGTAACCGTATTCGTTTAAGCGCTGAGGGTTTGCTTATACCTTGTCTTTATTTTGATGAGGCTTTAAGCATTAAAGAAGCAGTTAGAAAAGGTGATATTAATGCTGCTGCAAAAATTTTACAAGAAGTATTGCGTAATAAACCTGAAAAAAACAGATGGAGTGTGGTAGATAATGAAACTTCATCTCGTGCCTTTTATCAAACCGGGGGTTAA
- a CDS encoding Queuosine Biosynthesis QueE Radical SAM: protein MQLVESFLSIQGEGKYSGKLAIFMRFAGCNFNCSGFGVKLIKNEKVLKGCDTIRAVFTKEFNEEYENLNASVLFKRVLDLKKDFDPIVVITGGEPLIHHENPEFIHFIQTLLENNFEVHFESNGSIELDFEKYPFYKECIFALSVKLQNSGMSKEKRLNINALKAFKQYAKDSFYKFVLNSSQLESSALEILEILEKAPNEIFCMPMGENEQNLKQNALKIAEFCIKNGYNYSDRIHIRLWNDKEGV, encoded by the coding sequence TTGCAACTTGTTGAAAGTTTTTTAAGTATACAAGGAGAGGGCAAATACAGCGGAAAATTAGCTATTTTTATGCGTTTTGCAGGATGTAATTTTAATTGCTCAGGCTTTGGGGTAAAACTTATTAAAAATGAAAAAGTTCTTAAGGGTTGTGATACTATAAGAGCAGTTTTTACCAAAGAATTTAACGAAGAGTATGAAAATTTAAATGCAAGTGTGCTTTTTAAACGCGTTCTTGATTTAAAAAAAGACTTTGATCCTATTGTGGTGATTACCGGAGGCGAACCTTTAATCCATCATGAAAATCCAGAATTTATCCATTTTATCCAAACTTTGTTAGAAAATAATTTTGAAGTGCATTTTGAAAGCAATGGAAGCATAGAACTTGATTTTGAAAAATATCCTTTTTATAAAGAATGTATTTTTGCTTTAAGTGTCAAGCTTCAAAATAGCGGGATGAGTAAAGAAAAAAGATTAAATATCAACGCTCTTAAAGCTTTTAAGCAATACGCTAAAGATAGTTTTTATAAATTTGTTTTAAATTCTAGTCAGTTAGAAAGTTCGGCATTAGAGATTTTAGAAATTTTAGAAAAAGCGCCTAATGAAATTTTTTGTATGCCCATGGGGGAAAATGAACAAAATTTAAAACAAAATGCTTTAAAAATAGCCGAGTTTTGTATTAAAAATGGTTATAATTATTCTGATAGAATCCATATTCGTCTTTGGAATGATAAAGAGGGTGTATGA
- a CDS encoding Queuosine biosynthesis QueD, PTPS-I, with protein sequence MIIRKLFEFENAHIVRFCSSSRCKSSIHGHSYKVEVLLESKYLDNAGMVYDFGLLKTHMRQIIDSFDHAITLFNQDDESYLNEMKKYSQRWVSLPVNVSAENFCRVFFILIDALLKQTKMINGEQGVNLQSIIVHETRTGYAQGFKEDAYSPTMPKIALEDIEFSPAIKAEWSDIEFYDKLKNLHIFTNPKEV encoded by the coding sequence ATGATTATAAGAAAATTATTTGAATTTGAAAATGCTCATATTGTTAGATTTTGCTCTTCAAGCCGTTGTAAAAGCAGTATTCATGGACATTCTTATAAGGTTGAGGTTTTGCTTGAAAGCAAGTATTTAGATAATGCGGGAATGGTTTATGACTTTGGGCTTTTAAAAACCCATATGCGCCAAATTATCGACAGCTTTGATCATGCTATTACCCTTTTTAATCAAGATGATGAATCTTATTTAAACGAAATGAAAAAATACTCACAACGCTGGGTGAGCTTGCCTGTTAATGTCAGTGCTGAAAATTTTTGCCGAGTATTTTTTATACTCATCGATGCTTTATTAAAGCAAACCAAGATGATAAATGGCGAACAAGGTGTAAATTTGCAAAGCATTATAGTACATGAAACAAGAACAGGCTATGCACAAGGATTTAAAGAAGATGCTTATAGTCCTACCATGCCAAAAATCGCACTTGAAGATATAGAATTTTCACCTGCTATAAAAGCAGAATGGAGCGATATAGAATTTTATGATAAATTAAAAAATTTACACATTTTTACAAATCCTAAGGAGGTTTAA
- a CDS encoding Putative haem-binding lipoprotein translates to MGKNLSIIVGLFIILFLSACSDDKEFNHKNQDATEEIVQIEQNDEKTEFSDTNLPLPVDDEFDISEEHKVNPSVVNSLYKQKCASCHGEKGEIKTKKGIAIKNLSSERFIQRLQNLKDEAHNFLTQEQRENLAKYISKEK, encoded by the coding sequence ATGGGTAAAAACTTAAGTATCATAGTAGGCTTATTTATAATTTTATTTTTAAGTGCTTGTAGCGATGATAAAGAATTCAATCATAAAAACCAAGATGCCACTGAAGAGATAGTGCAAATTGAACAAAATGATGAAAAAACAGAATTCAGTGATACAAATTTACCCCTACCGGTTGATGATGAATTTGATATCAGTGAAGAACATAAAGTAAATCCAAGTGTTGTCAATTCTTTATACAAGCAAAAATGCGCCTCCTGTCACGGTGAAAAAGGAGAAATTAAAACCAAAAAAGGCATAGCCATTAAAAATTTAAGCAGTGAAAGATTTATTCAAAGGCTTCAAAATTTAAAAGATGAAGCTCACAATTTTTTAACCCAAGAACAAAGAGAAAATTTAGCAAAATACATCAGTAAGGAAAAATAA
- a CDS encoding Ribosomal RNA small subunit methyltransferase E, which translates to MDKSYEFFLALHLYSLYASGFLMLFYLVLTQGNFKTEFIFIRRIRLFLPIYYVFLALMIFTGSLLLAIKQFQMYLNLWLMIFSWIFIFALAIFHFTQFKKARRLRRYITFRRISFVILFCELALLILPFLTGKYL; encoded by the coding sequence ATGGATAAAAGTTATGAATTTTTTCTAGCCCTGCATCTTTATAGTCTTTATGCTAGTGGATTTTTAATGCTTTTTTATCTTGTTTTAACTCAAGGAAACTTTAAAACCGAATTTATATTTATCCGTAGAATTCGTTTATTTTTACCTATATATTATGTTTTCTTAGCTTTGATGATTTTTACAGGTTCTTTGCTTTTAGCGATCAAGCAATTTCAAATGTATTTAAATCTTTGGCTAATGATTTTTTCTTGGATTTTTATTTTCGCTTTGGCTATTTTTCATTTTACACAATTTAAAAAAGCTCGTAGATTAAGACGCTATATAACTTTTAGACGTATCAGTTTTGTGATTTTATTTTGTGAACTTGCTCTTTTAATTTTACCTTTTTTAACAGGTAAATATTTATAA